CGACGACCTGCGCCGCATGCAGTTCGACCTCGAGACCACCGGGCTCGATCCCGGCCGCGACCGGATCTTCCTCGTGGCGCTCCGCGAGCCCGATGGCCGGACCGATGTCATCGAGGCGCATGGCGATGGCGATGCCGCGGAGGCCGATCTCCTCCGGCGCCTGGTCGCGCGTGTCCGTGCCATCGATCCGGATGTGATCGAGAACCACAACCTGCACGGCTTCGACCTGCCGTTCATCGCCCGCCGTGCACGGGTGCTCAACGTGCCGCTCGCGTTGGGGCGTGCCGGCCTGCCGGGACTTCGGCAGCGTCCCGCCTCGCGAGGGGCCTCGCTCGGAAGTGGCTCGATGGGGCGCACTCCCGACCCCATGCGCCGCATGCGGTACACGCTTCCCGGACGCGAGCTGATCGACACCCTGGACGCCGTGCTGCGGCACGATTTCTCGGCGAGGGATCTGCCGGGCCACGGGCTCAAGGCCGTCGCGCGGCACTTCGGTCTCGCGGGTCCGGAGCGCGAGCACATTCCGGGTGCCCGGGTGTACGAGGTCTACGGCCGGGACCCCGAGCGCGTGCGGCGCTACGCTCGCGATGACGTGACGGAAGCCGCTGGCCTCGCGCGCCTGCTCGGCGGGGCGGCCTTCGCGCTCGCCCGCATGGCACCGCGCCGCTACGAGCGCCTCGCCGACGCGGGTCCCGCTACCGGCGTGCTCGATCCGCTCCTCGTGCGTGCCTACCTCCGGGCCGGGGCCGCGCTGCCCGCTCACGAATCAGGGGACGGCACGCCTCACAGTGGCGCGGCGCTCCACCTGTTCGCCACGGGTGTGGCGCGGCACATCGTGAAAGCCGACGTCGCGAGCCTGTATCCCTCGCTGATGCGCGAGTACCGGATCGGGCCTCGGCGGGATCGGCTGGGGGTGTTGCTCGCCCTGGTGGACCGGCTCGTGGAGCATCGGCTGGCGGCCAAGGCGCGGGCGCGTTCCGCTGCGCCCGGGTCGCCGGAGCGGCACACGAACGAGGCGCTCTCCGCGGCGATGAAGATCGTCGTCAACTCGGCCTACGGGTACCTCGGCGCGGTGGGGCTCACGCGCTTCGCGGACGTGCACGCCGCCAACGAGGTGACGCGGCGCGGGCGGGAGGTGCTGGGGCTGCTCTGCCGCGAGCTGGCTCGGCGCGGTGTCACGCTGCTGGAGGCCGACACGGACGGCGTGTACTTCGCCGTCCCGGACGACTGGCGCGAGGCCGACGAGCGCCGGGTGGTCTCCGAGGTCGCGGCGTTGCTGCCACCCAGGGTCCACCTCGAGTTCGACGGACGTTACGCGGCGATGCTGTCGCACGAGCCGAAGAACTACGTGCTGCAGTCCTACGAGGGAGAGCTCATCCTGCGTGGCGTGGCGTTCCGCTCCAGCCGGGCGGAGCCCTTCGGTGAGGACTTCCTGCGCCGAGCGCTGCGCTGCCTTCTCGCGGGGGACATTCCAGGCGTTCGGGAGACCTATGTCGCGACGGTGACCGCGCTGCGCCGGCGGACCATCCCGACTCTCGACGTGGCGGCGAATGTCCGGTTGAAGAAGACCCCGTCGGAGTACCTCGCTGTGCGCGAGCGCAGGCGCGAGCTGTCCTACGAGGCCGTGCTGGCGAGCGGGCGCAAGCACTGGGCTGCTGGCGAGCACGTCCGCGTCTATCGCGCGGTGAGGGGGAGGGCGGGGCTGCTGCCCGATCCGGACGCCGAGGACGATGGCAGCGCCCGGCACGATTCGCGCGATGACGGCGGGGGCGGCGCCGCGGGCGAGCCGCTGGACTACGACGTCGATTACTACGTCCGGCTGCTGCGCGAGACGTTCGCGGCCCGCCTGGTGCGCGCGCTGGCGCCCGAGGATTTCGCGGCGGTGTTCGCCGATCCCGAACAGCCCTCCCTGTTCGCTCCCTCGCTGGCGAATGCGCGCCCGATCCTCACCGTGTTGGCCGAGCCGTCTTCCGAACTTGGCGAATGAGGCTGTCCGGGCCCCTTTCCCTTGCCCGCGCGGGAGTGGCTGTGACACGCTCGCGCGCCCCTCGCACCGCCGGATTCCCTCGGATGACGACGCCTGCCTCCCTGCTCGACGCCGACGTCCCGCGCCCCGTTCTGGACGTCATCGCCCGCCTCCGTGAGCTGGGCCATGCCGCCTACCTCGTGGGCGGCTGCGTCCGTGACAGCCTCCGGGG
This is a stretch of genomic DNA from Archangium violaceum. It encodes these proteins:
- a CDS encoding ribonuclease H-like domain-containing protein; the protein is MEDEWLWGWDPTPGIVSVWAEPDGRAFVWRRLPGTGALVRDDVRFRPWLLLASLDDLTHLGARLRPESEGPVPRGVNYQELEGPGALRYVVRADDGRALAAAVLHGAARRLGRQLGHVRELGESAVLSLPPEEQYLIASGRTYFRDLGFDDLRRMQFDLETTGLDPGRDRIFLVALREPDGRTDVIEAHGDGDAAEADLLRRLVARVRAIDPDVIENHNLHGFDLPFIARRARVLNVPLALGRAGLPGLRQRPASRGASLGSGSMGRTPDPMRRMRYTLPGRELIDTLDAVLRHDFSARDLPGHGLKAVARHFGLAGPEREHIPGARVYEVYGRDPERVRRYARDDVTEAAGLARLLGGAAFALARMAPRRYERLADAGPATGVLDPLLVRAYLRAGAALPAHESGDGTPHSGAALHLFATGVARHIVKADVASLYPSLMREYRIGPRRDRLGVLLALVDRLVEHRLAAKARARSAAPGSPERHTNEALSAAMKIVVNSAYGYLGAVGLTRFADVHAANEVTRRGREVLGLLCRELARRGVTLLEADTDGVYFAVPDDWREADERRVVSEVAALLPPRVHLEFDGRYAAMLSHEPKNYVLQSYEGELILRGVAFRSSRAEPFGEDFLRRALRCLLAGDIPGVRETYVATVTALRRRTIPTLDVAANVRLKKTPSEYLAVRERRRELSYEAVLASGRKHWAAGEHVRVYRAVRGRAGLLPDPDAEDDGSARHDSRDDGGGGAAGEPLDYDVDYYVRLLRETFAARLVRALAPEDFAAVFADPEQPSLFAPSLANARPILTVLAEPSSELGE